In Arthrobacter sp. SLBN-112, a genomic segment contains:
- the rplJ gene encoding 50S ribosomal protein L10, producing MATPTKVSAVAEITNDFKESNAAVLTEYRGLTVAQLKQLRVSLGQDTKFAVVKNTLTAIAAKEAGVEAFDGQLAGPTAIAFIKGDAVAAAKSLTDFAKANKQLVIKTGYFEGKALDATEVAALAALESRELQLAKVAGVLKAPAAAAARIIDALRLKLEEENGAPAAAEAPAAEEAPAAEAEAPAEAPAAEEN from the coding sequence ATGGCAACGCCTACCAAGGTTTCAGCAGTAGCTGAGATCACTAACGATTTCAAGGAATCGAACGCCGCTGTCCTGACCGAATACCGCGGGCTCACCGTTGCACAGCTCAAGCAGCTGCGTGTTTCTCTCGGCCAGGACACCAAGTTCGCGGTCGTCAAGAACACCCTGACCGCCATTGCAGCCAAGGAAGCCGGCGTCGAAGCATTCGACGGCCAGCTTGCCGGCCCCACTGCAATCGCGTTCATCAAGGGTGACGCAGTTGCCGCTGCCAAGAGCCTGACGGATTTTGCCAAGGCCAACAAGCAGCTGGTCATCAAGACCGGTTACTTCGAGGGCAAGGCGCTGGACGCCACCGAGGTTGCAGCCCTGGCTGCCCTCGAGTCCCGTGAGCTGCAGCTCGCCAAGGTTGCAGGCGTCCTCAAGGCACCCGCCGCCGCAGCTGCACGCATCATCGACGCACTGCGCCTCAAGCTTGAAGAAGAGAACGGTGCACCGGCAGCTGCCGAAGCGCCTGCCGCTGAAGAAGCTCCCGCCGCTGAAGCCGAGGCACCCGCCGAAGCTCCCGCTGCCGAAGAGAACTGA
- the rplL gene encoding 50S ribosomal protein L7/L12, producing MAKLSNEELIEAFKELTIIELSEFVKLFEETFEVTAAAVAVAGPAGAAAEEVEEKTDFDVVLEAAGDKKIAVIKEVRAITSLGLKEAKDLVDSAPKAVLEGATKEAAEKAKEQLEAAGATVTLK from the coding sequence ATGGCGAAGCTCAGCAACGAAGAGCTCATTGAAGCTTTCAAGGAACTGACCATCATCGAGCTCTCCGAGTTCGTCAAGCTCTTCGAAGAGACCTTCGAAGTTACCGCCGCTGCTGTTGCAGTTGCTGGCCCCGCCGGCGCTGCTGCTGAAGAGGTTGAAGAGAAGACCGACTTCGACGTCGTCCTCGAAGCTGCCGGTGACAAGAAGATCGCAGTCATCAAGGAAGTTCGCGCCATCACCTCCCTCGGCCTCAAGGAAGCCAAGGACCTGGTTGACAGCGCACCGAAGGCTGTTCTCGAAGGCGCCACCAAGGAAGCTGCCGAGAAGGCCAAGGAGCAGCTCGAGGCTGCAGGCGCCACCGTTACCCTCAAGTAA
- a CDS encoding YbaK/EbsC family protein, with protein MAGATGNGTDGVGRERFLADAAARGLQVDVVERPPARSLEEAAAILGIKPADIVKSLVVKHKDGTFLFALIPGDRQISWPKLRSLVGVNKLSLPPADIALEATGYERGTITPLGSTTAWPVYADATISGRRISMGAGAHGYSAFVDADSLTAALGAVVADISDPG; from the coding sequence ATGGCGGGCGCAACCGGAAACGGAACGGACGGCGTCGGACGGGAACGCTTCCTGGCCGACGCCGCGGCCCGGGGCTTGCAGGTTGACGTGGTGGAACGCCCGCCGGCACGGAGCCTGGAGGAAGCCGCCGCCATTCTGGGCATCAAACCCGCTGACATCGTGAAGTCACTGGTGGTCAAGCACAAGGACGGCACGTTCCTGTTCGCCCTGATTCCCGGCGACCGCCAGATCTCCTGGCCCAAACTCCGGTCCCTGGTGGGCGTCAACAAACTGTCCCTTCCACCGGCAGACATTGCCCTGGAAGCGACCGGCTACGAGCGTGGCACCATCACGCCGCTGGGCAGCACCACGGCGTGGCCCGTCTATGCCGACGCCACGATCAGCGGGCGCCGGATCTCCATGGGCGCCGGAGCCCACGGCTACAGCGCTTTCGTTGACGCCGACTCACTGACCGCGGCCCTGGGTGCGGTGGTCGCCGACATCTCAGATCCCGGCTGA
- a CDS encoding acetyl-CoA C-acetyltransferase, giving the protein MGNSPDNSDVVILAAARTPQGRINGQLSSLTAVDLGAHAIKAALAASGIEAADVEAVIMGQVLQAGAGQNPARQSSIGAGIGWNVPAVTVNKVCLSGLTAVIDAARMIRAGEAAVVVAGGQESMSRAPHLLPGSRQGWTYGSIQALDAAANDGLTDAFDGQSMGLSTETRNLTLGIDRSSQDNVAAQSHQRAALAAKNGTFDGEIAPISVKQRKGDPLVVDTDEGVRPNTSVESLAGLRAAFVTDGTITAGNSSPLSDGAAALVLASRGYAEEHGLEYLAVVGKPGQVAGPDNSLHSQPSNAIMNALGKAGWSTADLDFIEINEAFGSVAVQSLKDLDYPLEKCNIHGGAIALGHPIGASGARLAAHAAHELKRRGSGKAAVSLCGGGGQGEALLLYRD; this is encoded by the coding sequence ATGGGCAACTCTCCTGACAACAGTGACGTTGTCATCCTTGCAGCAGCGCGGACCCCGCAGGGCCGCATCAACGGCCAACTGTCCAGCCTGACGGCGGTGGACCTTGGCGCCCACGCCATCAAGGCTGCCTTGGCGGCCAGCGGCATTGAAGCCGCCGATGTGGAGGCTGTGATCATGGGGCAGGTGCTGCAGGCGGGCGCAGGCCAGAATCCCGCACGGCAGAGCTCCATCGGAGCCGGGATCGGCTGGAACGTCCCCGCCGTGACAGTGAATAAAGTGTGCCTCTCCGGGCTCACCGCGGTGATCGACGCCGCCCGCATGATCCGGGCCGGTGAGGCCGCCGTGGTGGTGGCAGGCGGCCAGGAATCGATGAGCCGGGCGCCGCACCTGCTGCCGGGCTCGCGCCAGGGATGGACGTACGGCTCCATCCAGGCGCTGGACGCGGCTGCCAATGACGGACTGACCGACGCCTTTGACGGGCAATCCATGGGCCTGTCCACTGAAACCCGGAATCTCACGCTGGGCATCGACCGCAGTTCCCAGGACAACGTGGCCGCCCAGTCGCACCAGCGTGCGGCACTGGCGGCTAAGAACGGAACGTTCGACGGCGAGATCGCACCGATCAGCGTCAAGCAGCGCAAAGGCGACCCCCTGGTGGTGGACACCGACGAAGGCGTCCGCCCCAACACCTCGGTTGAGTCGCTGGCAGGCCTGCGCGCAGCGTTTGTGACCGATGGCACCATCACCGCGGGCAACTCCTCTCCCCTGTCCGACGGCGCCGCCGCCCTGGTGCTCGCCTCCCGCGGCTATGCCGAGGAGCACGGGCTGGAGTACCTTGCCGTGGTGGGAAAGCCGGGGCAGGTGGCCGGCCCGGACAATTCCCTGCATTCCCAGCCTTCCAACGCCATCATGAACGCCTTGGGCAAGGCCGGCTGGAGCACTGCGGACCTGGATTTCATTGAGATCAACGAGGCCTTTGGTTCCGTGGCGGTCCAATCGCTCAAGGACCTGGACTACCCCCTGGAGAAGTGCAACATCCACGGCGGTGCCATCGCCCTGGGACACCCAATCGGGGCATCAGGAGCCCGGCTCGCCGCCCACGCGGCCCATGAGCTGAAGCGGCGCGGAAGTGGCAAGGCCGCCGTGTCCCTCTGCGGCGGGGGCGGGCAGGGCGAAGCCCTCCTGCTGTACCGCGACTGA